The following are encoded together in the Kwoniella europaea PYCC6329 chromosome 1, complete sequence genome:
- a CDS encoding peptide chain release factor 1, archaeal and eukaryotic forms translates to MSSEQETDQAIEIWRHRKLLTMLANARGAGTSCITLILPPRSQISQASSMLTTEYGTASNIKSRVNRLSVLSAITSTQQKLKLYNRVPDNGLCVFVGTVLNDEGKEKKISFALEPFKPINTSLYMCDSRFHVEALEELLENDSKWGFIIIDGNGALFGTLSGNTRDVIHKFTVDLPKKHGRGGQSALRFSRLREEARRNYVRKVAELAVQHFITADKVNVAGLVLAGSAELKTDLSGSDLFDPRLLAKVVKIVDVSYGGENGFNQAIELAADSLANVKFVQEKRLIQKYFDEIALDTGKYCFGITDTLKALDMGAVETLIVWEQLDVIRNTLRNAAGEEVIVFSSPNDKDREKFIDKSTGTEMESAADPQPLLEWFAEKYKEFGATLEFVTNKSQEGSQFVKGFGGIGGILRYKVDFTELGDLDDEDDEFYGSDEDSGESYLS, encoded by the exons ATGTCGAGCGAACAAGAG ACTGACCAAGCtatcgag ATCTGGAGGCATAGAAAGCTACTTACTATGCTTGCTAATGCTAGAGGTGCCGGTACTTCGTGTATTACCTTAATTCTTCCTCCTA GATCCCAGATCTCGCAGGCATCGTCGATGTTGACCACTGAATACGGTACTGCATCTAACATCAAGTCTCGTGTAAATAG GTTATCCGTGTTATCAGCTATCACATCTACACAACAGAAGCTCAAACTGTACAATCGAG TTCCCGATAACGGTTTATGTGTTTTCGTCGGTACTGTTCTGAACGatgaaggaaaagaaaagaagatttCATTCGCTTTGGAACCTTTCAAGCCTATCAACACCTCTTTGTACATGTGTGATAGTAGATTCCACGTAGAGGCTTTAGAAGAATTGTTAGAGAATGATTCTAAATGGggtttcatcatcat TGATGGTAATGGAGCT TTATTCGGTACATTATCAGGAAACACTCGAGATGTCATCCACAAATTCACTGTCGACCTACCAAAGAAACATGGTCGAGGTGGTCAATCCGCATTACGTTTCTCACGTCTTCGAGAGGAAGCCAGGCGAAATTACGTTAGAAAAGTAGCTGAATTGGCTGTTCAACATTTCATCACTGCCGATAAAGTCAATGTAGCCGGTTTGGTCTTGGCAGGTAGTGCCGAGTTGAAAACGGATTTGAGTGGAAGTGACTTGTTCGATCCTAGATTGTTGGCTAAGGTAGTTAAGATTGTGGACGTTTCTTATGGTGGTGAAAATGGTTTCAACCAG GCCATCGAACTTGCCGCCGACTCCCTTGCCAACGTGAAATTCGTGCAAGAAAAACGACTCATCCAGAAATACTTTGACGAAATCGCTCTCGATACCGGAAAATACTGTTTCGGTATCACCGATACCCTCAAAGCTTTAGATATGGGTGCTGTGGAAACTTTGATCGTATGGGAACAGTTGGACGTCATCCGAAACACTTTGAGAAACGCTGCTGGTGAAGAAGTGATTGTTTTCTCTTCACCGAACGATAAAGACCGAGAGAAGTTTATCGACAAATCGACTGGAACCGAGATGGAATCTGCTGCGGATCCTCAACCACTCTTAGAATGGTTCGCGGAGAAGTACAAGGAGTTTGGAGCTACACTGGAATTTGTAACTAACAAATCTCAAGAAGGTTCACAATTCGTTAAAGGTTTCGGAGGGATTGGTGGTATTTTAAGATATAAGGTGGATTTCACTGAattgggtgatttggatgacgaagacgatgagtTTTACGGATCTGATGAGGATAGTGGTGAGTCATACCTGTCATAA